In Aquipuribacter sp. SD81, the genomic stretch GGTGGGCGACCCGACCCCCGAGGGCGACCTGCGGCGCTGCGAGACGGTCGAGCGCGTCGTGCGGGACTGGCCGACGGCCCGGGCCCGCGAGGTGGCGCTGCGGGCCGCCGACGCGACCACCCGGGCGTACTTCGGGCTGCCGTGGTGCAGCGAGGGCCTCGGGCTCGACGAGGGCTGAGCCCCGCCCGGCGGGCCGGCCGGCTCAGGCCGAGGGGCGCGGGTCCCGCAGCGCGCGGGCGACGTCGGAGGCGAGCTGGTGCGTCGGCGGCTGCTCCTGGCGGGTGTCGGTCCGCACGACGTACGTCGGCTTCTGCATGCTCCGGAAGTGCAGGCGCCCGATGTACTCCCCCAGCACCCCCACCGACACCATCTGCGCCGCGGAGAACAGCGCGATCATCGACGCCAGCGTCGTGAAGCCCGTCACCGTGATCGTGTCGGTGAAGTAGCCCCACAGGGTGACGAGCAGCAGCACGACGCCGACGACGCCGAGCACGAGCCCGAGGTAGGTGACGAGCTTGAGCGGCAGGGTGCCGTAGCCGGTCACCATGTTGAGGGTGTGCCGCACGAGCCGGCGCAGGCCGTAGGCCGACGTGCCGACCTCGCGCTGGTCCATGCGGACGTCGGCGCGGCGGACCGACACCGTCGTCCACGACAGCAGCACGTCGAGGGAGGCGAAGGCGTCGGCGGCCTCGGGGAAGCCGTCGCGCAGGTCGGTGCGGAAGGCCCGCAGCGCGCTCACGTCGTCGGCGTTGGCCACGCCCGCGAGCGCGAGGCCCCGCTTGACCGAGCGCGAGGCGAGGGAGCGCCAGAAGCCGTGCTCCTCGCGCACCGCGACGCCGTAGACGAGGTCGACGAGCGGGTCGAGCAGCGGCCGCAGCAGCGTGGGCAGCTGGTCCGGGCGGTGCTGCAGGTCGTCGTCCATGGTGACGACGACCTCGTGCCGGGCGCGCGCGAGCCCGGCGAGCAGGGCGTTGTGCTGGCCGTAGTTGCGGCGCAGCATGACGGCGCGCACGCGCGGCGACGCGGTCGCGAGCGCGTGCGCGACGGCGAAGGTCCCGTCCGGGCTCCCGTCCACGACGAGGACCACCTCGTAGTCCTCCACGAGGCCCTCGGCGCCCGCGCCGAGCACGGTGTGCAGGCCCTCGACGAGGGCGGGCAGGGTGAGCTCGGAGCGGTAGCAGGGGACGACGACGCTGACCTTCACGACGCCCCCCTCCCGGCGCGCCGTCCGCCGGTGCCGGTCGGGGCGCCCGTCCCGGCGCCCGTGCCCGCGCCCGTGCCGGCGCCCGTGCCGGCGCTCGTGCCGGCGTCGGTGCCGTCGGGGCGGACGTCGCCCGCGGCCTGCCCGAAGCTGAAGAAGCGGTGCCCGAGGTAGCTGCTGACCGCCACCACGACGATCGCGACCACCTGCGCTGCGAAGGGCGGCATGCCGAGCACCTCCACGAGCAGCGGCGTGGCGACGAAGCCGGCCACCATGCCGCCGGACCAGACCGACAGGAAGCGCCACAGGTCCTCCGGCCACGCGCGCCGCGAGCGGAACACGAGGCGGCGGTAGGCGGGGAAGGCGGCGCAGATCGTGACGACGTGCGCCAGGGCGATCGCCAGCATGTACGGCAGCCCCGCGAGCAGCCCCGTCGCCACGAGCACGAGGTAGAACACCGTCGTGGTGCCCGCGACCAGCACGTAGCGCACCTCGTGACGGTGCAGCGCACGGGCCACGAGCCTCGCCGGGCCACCCGCCGTGGCGGGTGCGTCGTCCTGCCTCATGGTGACGAAGGGTACGCAGGTCGGTGTGGCAGGCTGGCCGTCCGTGCAGCCCATCGTGTTCAGCCGCCCCTTCCGCGCCCCGGACGAGCAGGCCTACGTCGCGCAGGCGCTGGAGTCGGGGCACCTGCACGGCGACGGCACGTTCACCCGGCGGGCGACCGCCCTGCTGCAGGAGATCAGCGGCGCACCGCGCGCGCTCCTCACGAGCTCGTGCACCCACGCCCTCGAGCTCGCCGCCGTGCTGCTGGACCTCGGGCCGGGCGACGAGGTCGTCGTGCCGAGCTTCACCTTCTCCTCCACGGCTGCCGCCGTCGTGCAGCGCGGGGCCACGCCGGTCTTCGCCGACGTCGACCCGCTCACGCTCGACCTGACGCCGGAGACGGTCGCGCGCTGCGTCACCGAGCGCACGCGCGCGGTCTTCGTCGTGCACTACGGCGGCGTGGGCTGCGACGTCGACGGCATCCGCGCCGCCGCGGGCGGGGTGCCCGTCGTGGAGGACAACGCGCACGGGCTCGGAGCCTCCGTGGGCGGGCGACGGCTCGGCACCCTCGGGGAGCTGGCCGCGCAGAGCTTCCACGACACGAAGAACGTGCAGTGCGGCGAGGGCGGCGCGCTGCTGGTCAACGACGCGCGCCTCGCTGAGCGCGCCGAGGTCGTCCGGGAGAAGGGGACCGACCGGGCGCGCTTCCTGCGGGGGCAGGTCGACAAGTACACGTGGGTCGACACCGGCTCCAGCTACCTGCCGAGCGAGCTGCAGGCCGCACTGCTGCTGGCCCAGCTCGAGGCCTTCGACCGGATCCAGGCCGAGCGGCACCGGGTGTGGTCCCGGTACGCCGCGGAGCTGCCGGAGTGGGCCGAGGAGGTCGGCGCCCGGCTCATGCACGTGCCCGACGACGTCGAGCACCCGGCGCACGTCTTCTACCTGATGGCCCCGACCCACGAGGACCAGACCGGCCTCATCGCGGCGGCGAAGGAGCGCGGCGTCATCGCGACGTTCCACTACCAGCCGCTGCACTCCTCCCCCGCCGGCCGCCGCTTCGGCCGGGCGGCGCCGGGCGGCTGCCCGGTCACCGACGACGCCGCCGCGCGGCTGGTCCGCCTGCCCCTGTGGCCCGGCATGACGGACGACGACGTCTCGCGGGTCGTCGCCGCCGTGCGCGCCTACCGCCCCGTCGGGGTGCCGGTCGCGTGAGCTGGGAGTCGCTGGCCGGCGACGCGGTCGACCTCGCACCGAGCCCGTCGGAGAGCGACCGGTTCGGCGTCACCATGGCGCGGCTGACCGTCGGGGCGGTGGCGGACCCGCACGGGCGCGCGCCCGCGCTGGCCGCGGCGCTCGCGGGCTCGGAGGCCGACGTCGTCGTCGTGCGCCACCCCGCGGCGGCGGGCGACTGCGCCGCCGCGCTCGCCGCCTCGGACCGTGACGTGCTCCCCGCCGGGGCGCTCGTGTACTGGGAGCTGCTGCCCGCCCGCCGGCGTCCGCCCACCCGCACCGCCGACCTCGTCGTGGTCGCCGCGGGCGAGCCGGGCGCCCCCGAGGACCTCGGCGGGACCGTCGAGGACGTCGTGCGGGCCTCGTTCACCGGCTACGCCAACCACTACACGGTCGACCCGCTCCTCGACGACGACGCGGCGCTCGCCGGCTACGTCGAGTGGGCGCGGCGCGCGACGACCGGCTCACCCGCCGTCCCGGACGCGCGCGCCGTCGGCACGCTCGTGCTCGTCCACGCGGGCAGCCCCGTGGGCGTCGCGACGACCTCGGTCGGCGCGGACGATGACGACGCCCACCACGTCGAGGTCCTCCTCGCCGGCCTGGGCGCACCGTGGCAGGGCCGCGGCTGGTACCCCGTCCTGCTGGACGCCGTGGCCGAGCGCGCCCTCGAGGCCGGCGCCCGACGCGTCGTCATCTCCACGCAGGTGCACAACGTGCGGGTGCAGCGGGCGTGGGCGCGGCTCGGCCTCGAGCCCTTCGCGGCGGTGGAGACGGTGCACGCCGTCCGGCGCGGGCTGCTGGCCGGGCGCCGCTAGCCTCGCCGCAGCACCCGACCCCAGGAGGACCCGTGCACGTGCTCGTGACCGGCGGCGCCGGCTTCATCGGCTCCAACTTCGTCGTGCGGACCGCGGCGACCCGTCCCGAGGTGGAGGTGACGGTCCTCGACGCCCTCACCTACGCCGGGCGGGAGGAGTCCCTCGCCCCGGTCGCGGACCGGGTGCGCCTGGTCCGCGCCGACCTCACCGACGCCGACGTCGTCGACGGCCTCGTGGGCGAGGCCGACGCGGT encodes the following:
- a CDS encoding GNAT family N-acetyltransferase: MSWESLAGDAVDLAPSPSESDRFGVTMARLTVGAVADPHGRAPALAAALAGSEADVVVVRHPAAAGDCAAALAASDRDVLPAGALVYWELLPARRRPPTRTADLVVVAAGEPGAPEDLGGTVEDVVRASFTGYANHYTVDPLLDDDAALAGYVEWARRATTGSPAVPDARAVGTLVLVHAGSPVGVATTSVGADDDDAHHVEVLLAGLGAPWQGRGWYPVLLDAVAERALEAGARRVVISTQVHNVRVQRAWARLGLEPFAAVETVHAVRRGLLAGRR
- a CDS encoding glycosyltransferase family 2 protein, whose product is MKVSVVVPCYRSELTLPALVEGLHTVLGAGAEGLVEDYEVVLVVDGSPDGTFAVAHALATASPRVRAVMLRRNYGQHNALLAGLARARHEVVVTMDDDLQHRPDQLPTLLRPLLDPLVDLVYGVAVREEHGFWRSLASRSVKRGLALAGVANADDVSALRAFRTDLRDGFPEAADAFASLDVLLSWTTVSVRRADVRMDQREVGTSAYGLRRLVRHTLNMVTGYGTLPLKLVTYLGLVLGVVGVVLLLVTLWGYFTDTITVTGFTTLASMIALFSAAQMVSVGVLGEYIGRLHFRSMQKPTYVVRTDTRQEQPPTHQLASDVARALRDPRPSA
- the rffA gene encoding dTDP-4-amino-4,6-dideoxygalactose transaminase codes for the protein MQPIVFSRPFRAPDEQAYVAQALESGHLHGDGTFTRRATALLQEISGAPRALLTSSCTHALELAAVLLDLGPGDEVVVPSFTFSSTAAAVVQRGATPVFADVDPLTLDLTPETVARCVTERTRAVFVVHYGGVGCDVDGIRAAAGGVPVVEDNAHGLGASVGGRRLGTLGELAAQSFHDTKNVQCGEGGALLVNDARLAERAEVVREKGTDRARFLRGQVDKYTWVDTGSSYLPSELQAALLLAQLEAFDRIQAERHRVWSRYAAELPEWAEEVGARLMHVPDDVEHPAHVFYLMAPTHEDQTGLIAAAKERGVIATFHYQPLHSSPAGRRFGRAAPGGCPVTDDAAARLVRLPLWPGMTDDDVSRVVAAVRAYRPVGVPVA
- a CDS encoding GtrA family protein translates to MRQDDAPATAGGPARLVARALHRHEVRYVLVAGTTTVFYLVLVATGLLAGLPYMLAIALAHVVTICAAFPAYRRLVFRSRRAWPEDLWRFLSVWSGGMVAGFVATPLLVEVLGMPPFAAQVVAIVVVAVSSYLGHRFFSFGQAAGDVRPDGTDAGTSAGTGAGTGAGTGAGTGAPTGTGGRRAGRGAS